A genomic segment from Lutibacter sp. A80 encodes:
- a CDS encoding PAS domain-containing sensor histidine kinase, whose amino-acid sequence MKLKHLSLRIRIFLAMILLIFLASILIATVTIYQYKEQTDEYNQGRLERKEEAVKASINYWLNSGRGNTFPIVEENLKLIFREKIHEISDIEKLEINIYDLDGNIAKSSHSGFVKSDAPTKLSDTILKGINNTVKHRVVSTKTINENSLQSSYSYITDNKFKPIGILNLQYVQDNTSHNKDLEEFLIRMAYVYALMFLLAIGLAYFISSYITRSIKTVTDKMSLTRLNRRNEKIILTDASAEMFTLVNAFNEMIDELEESAIKLAKGEREQAWREMAKQVAHEIKNPLTPMRLTVQSFQRKFDPKDPEIHEKINEFSKILIQQIDTMSSIASAFSNFAKMPTQNREELNVVKVVKYALDIFTEDYILYFPKKEEIIAKLDKTQLIRIVTNLVKNATQALDEVENKKIEVTVSDDEKNVIIVVADNGKGISFEDKEKIFEPKFTTKSSGMGLGLGMVKNIVEAYNGTITYTTQKDTGTVFKIIVPKK is encoded by the coding sequence ATGAAACTTAAACACCTCTCACTACGCATTCGCATATTTTTAGCAATGATATTGTTAATTTTTTTAGCTTCTATTTTAATTGCAACTGTAACAATTTACCAATACAAAGAACAAACCGATGAATACAATCAAGGTAGATTAGAAAGAAAAGAAGAAGCTGTAAAAGCCTCTATTAATTATTGGCTAAATAGTGGTAGAGGAAATACATTTCCAATAGTTGAAGAAAATTTAAAACTTATTTTCAGAGAAAAAATTCATGAAATTTCTGATATCGAAAAATTAGAAATCAATATTTACGATTTAGATGGAAATATTGCAAAAAGCTCACATTCTGGGTTTGTAAAAAGCGATGCACCTACAAAACTTAGCGATACAATTTTAAAAGGCATTAACAACACTGTAAAACACCGAGTTGTAAGTACTAAAACAATAAATGAAAACAGCTTACAATCGTCTTATTCTTATATTACAGATAATAAATTTAAACCCATTGGTATTTTAAATTTACAATATGTACAAGACAATACAAGTCATAATAAAGATTTAGAAGAGTTTTTAATTAGAATGGCATATGTTTATGCACTTATGTTTTTATTAGCTATTGGCTTGGCTTATTTTATTTCTAGCTATATTACAAGATCTATAAAAACGGTAACCGATAAAATGAGCCTAACACGCTTAAATCGCCGTAACGAAAAAATAATCTTAACAGATGCAAGTGCCGAAATGTTTACATTAGTAAATGCTTTTAATGAAATGATTGATGAATTGGAAGAAAGTGCCATTAAATTAGCAAAAGGAGAACGCGAACAAGCTTGGAGAGAAATGGCAAAACAAGTAGCTCATGAAATTAAAAATCCATTAACACCAATGCGTTTAACAGTTCAAAGTTTTCAACGTAAGTTTGACCCAAAAGATCCTGAAATTCACGAAAAAATAAATGAATTTAGTAAAATATTAATCCAGCAAATTGACACAATGAGTTCAATTGCATCAGCGTTTTCTAACTTTGCTAAAATGCCAACTCAAAACAGAGAAGAACTTAATGTTGTAAAAGTTGTAAAATATGCTTTAGATATATTTACAGAAGATTATATTTTATACTTCCCTAAAAAAGAAGAAATTATAGCAAAATTAGATAAAACACAATTAATTAGAATTGTTACCAATTTAGTTAAAAATGCTACACAAGCTTTAGATGAGGTTGAAAATAAAAAAATTGAAGTAACAGTTTCTGATGATGAGAAAAATGTTATTATTGTTGTTGCAGACAATGGTAAAGGAATTTCATTTGAAGATAAAGAAAAGATTTTTGAACCAAAATTTACTACTAAATCAAGCGGAATGGGCTTAGGTTTAGGAATGGTAAAAAACATTGTAGAAGCTTATAATGGAACCATTACTTATACAACACAAAAAGATACAGGAACAGTTTTTAAAATAATAGTACCAAAAAAATAA
- a CDS encoding DUF2911 domain-containing protein produces the protein MKKNVLFIAVITIAFLFTNEMSAQKFADLDKSPMDAAAYPVSYKESNKLVKVTYSRPQLKGRTVEKLAPSNKVWRTGANEATEITFYADVVFGGTPVKAGTYTLFTIPNKDEWTVILSTAKNVWGSYFYKESEDVVRVKGTVSESKESIEAFSIAFDGKDDAINMFLGFGNTLVTVPIKK, from the coding sequence ATGAAAAAAAACGTATTATTTATAGCAGTTATAACAATTGCTTTCTTGTTTACTAACGAAATGTCTGCTCAAAAATTTGCCGATTTAGATAAAAGTCCAATGGATGCTGCAGCGTACCCTGTAAGCTATAAAGAATCTAATAAATTAGTGAAAGTAACTTACAGTAGACCTCAACTAAAAGGAAGAACTGTTGAAAAATTAGCACCGAGTAATAAAGTATGGAGAACTGGTGCTAACGAAGCTACAGAAATCACTTTTTATGCAGATGTTGTATTTGGTGGAACACCAGTAAAAGCAGGAACATATACCTTGTTTACAATACCAAATAAAGACGAATGGACAGTAATTTTAAGTACTGCTAAAAACGTTTGGGGATCTTATTTTTATAAAGAAAGTGAAGACGTAGTAAGAGTTAAGGGAACAGTTTCTGAATCTAAAGAATCAATAGAAGCATTTTCAATTGCTTTTGATGGAAAAGATGATGCTATTAACATGTTTTTAGGCTTTGGAAATACCCTAGTAACAGTACCTATTAAAAAATAA
- the leuS gene encoding leucine--tRNA ligase, with protein sequence MEYNFREIEANWQQYWAENETFKAVNKSEKPKFYVLDMFPYPSGAGLHVGHPLGYIASDIYARYKRHKGFNVLHPQGYDSFGLPAEQYAIQTGQHPAITTAANIKTYRKQLDKIGFSFDWSREVRTSDPSYYKWTQWIFTQLFNSWYNKTSDKAEAIETLISIFETEGNSTVKAACDAEITTFTAEDWKNYSEEEKQNILLKYRLTFLSETEVNWCPALGTVLANDEIVNGVSERGGHTVVRKKMMQWSMRITAYAQRLLDGLNKLDWPQPLKDSQTYWIGRSEGAMVSFKVDGFEDKIDVFTTRPDTIFGVSFMTLAPEHELVSKITTAEQKEAVDAYIKATAKRSELDRMADVKTISGVFTGAYALHPFTGEKVQIWIGDYVLASYGTGAVMAVPCGDERDYAFAKHFNIEIPNIFEGVDISEEACATKEGVKLANSDFLNGLSYKKAMKRIIYEIEQKGFGYGKINYRLRDAVFSRQRYWGEPFPVYYKNGLPQMIDKAHLPIVLPEVEKYLPTEDGKPPLGNATIWSWDTVKNEVVSNSLVDNKTVFPLELNTMPGWAGSSQYFNRYMDSQNNEEMFSENAINYWQDVDLYIGGSEHATGHLLYARFWQKFMFDRGFIPTDEFAKKLINQGMITGTSAFVYRVEGENKFVSKGLKKDFKTQAIHSDVSFVNGSDELDVEAFKNWREEFKDAEFVLEDGKYIVGREVEKMSKSKYNVVNPDEICEEYGADSLRLFEMFLGPLEQSKPWKTSGISGVYNFLKKLWKLYIVNNEFSVSDEAPTKEELKTLHKTIKKVEEDIANFSFNTSVSTFMIAVNELTALKCNKRAILEPLAVIIEPYAPHIAEELWNKLGHTTSISTADFPVFEAKHLVESNKKYPISFNGKMRFTMELPLDMSKDEIEKAVLAHEKTQAQLQGRTPKKVIVVPGKIVNIVG encoded by the coding sequence ATGGAATACAATTTTAGAGAAATTGAAGCTAACTGGCAACAATATTGGGCAGAAAATGAAACTTTTAAAGCCGTAAACAAATCAGAAAAACCTAAATTTTACGTACTGGATATGTTCCCGTATCCTTCTGGCGCAGGTTTACATGTTGGACATCCATTGGGATATATAGCTTCCGATATTTATGCACGCTACAAACGCCATAAAGGTTTTAATGTGTTACATCCACAAGGTTACGATTCTTTTGGATTACCAGCAGAACAATATGCTATTCAAACAGGGCAACACCCAGCAATTACAACTGCAGCAAATATTAAAACATACAGAAAACAATTAGATAAAATTGGCTTTTCTTTTGACTGGTCTCGTGAAGTAAGAACCTCAGATCCTAGTTATTACAAATGGACGCAATGGATTTTTACGCAATTATTTAATTCTTGGTATAATAAAACAAGTGATAAAGCTGAAGCTATTGAAACCTTAATTTCAATTTTTGAAACCGAAGGAAATTCAACTGTAAAAGCAGCTTGCGATGCTGAAATAACAACTTTTACTGCTGAAGATTGGAAAAATTATTCTGAAGAAGAAAAACAAAATATTTTATTAAAATACCGATTAACATTTTTGTCTGAAACAGAAGTAAACTGGTGTCCTGCCTTAGGAACAGTTTTAGCTAATGACGAGATAGTAAATGGAGTTTCAGAACGTGGTGGACATACCGTAGTAAGGAAAAAAATGATGCAATGGAGTATGCGAATTACAGCATACGCACAACGCCTATTAGATGGTTTAAATAAACTTGATTGGCCACAACCATTAAAAGATTCTCAAACTTATTGGATAGGTCGTTCAGAAGGTGCAATGGTTTCTTTTAAAGTTGATGGTTTCGAAGATAAAATTGATGTGTTTACAACTCGTCCTGACACTATTTTTGGAGTAAGTTTTATGACATTAGCTCCAGAACACGAATTGGTTTCAAAAATTACCACTGCAGAACAAAAAGAGGCTGTAGATGCTTACATAAAAGCTACTGCAAAACGTAGCGAACTTGATAGAATGGCCGATGTAAAAACCATTTCTGGTGTATTTACTGGTGCTTACGCCTTACATCCATTTACAGGTGAAAAAGTGCAAATTTGGATTGGAGATTACGTATTAGCAAGCTATGGAACTGGTGCTGTTATGGCTGTTCCTTGTGGAGATGAACGCGATTATGCTTTTGCTAAACATTTTAATATTGAAATACCAAATATTTTTGAAGGTGTAGATATTTCTGAAGAAGCATGTGCAACTAAAGAAGGTGTTAAACTTGCTAATTCAGACTTTTTAAATGGCTTATCATATAAAAAAGCCATGAAACGTATTATTTATGAAATTGAACAAAAAGGTTTTGGTTATGGTAAAATAAATTACCGTTTACGAGATGCTGTTTTTAGCCGTCAACGTTATTGGGGAGAACCTTTTCCTGTATATTACAAAAACGGCTTACCTCAAATGATTGACAAAGCTCATTTGCCAATTGTACTACCTGAAGTAGAAAAATATTTACCTACAGAAGACGGAAAACCACCATTAGGAAACGCTACAATTTGGTCTTGGGACACTGTTAAAAACGAAGTTGTTTCAAATAGTTTAGTTGATAATAAAACTGTTTTCCCTCTAGAATTAAATACTATGCCTGGTTGGGCAGGAAGTTCACAATATTTTAATCGTTATATGGATTCTCAAAATAACGAGGAAATGTTTTCAGAAAATGCAATTAACTATTGGCAAGATGTAGATTTATACATTGGTGGTAGCGAACACGCAACCGGACATTTATTATATGCGCGTTTTTGGCAAAAATTTATGTTCGATAGAGGTTTTATTCCAACAGATGAGTTTGCAAAAAAACTAATCAATCAAGGAATGATTACTGGAACAAGTGCTTTTGTTTATAGAGTTGAAGGTGAAAATAAATTTGTTTCAAAAGGACTAAAAAAAGATTTTAAAACACAAGCAATACATTCAGATGTTTCTTTTGTAAATGGTTCAGATGAATTAGATGTAGAAGCCTTTAAAAATTGGAGAGAAGAATTTAAAGATGCAGAATTTGTTTTAGAAGATGGCAAATATATTGTTGGTCGTGAGGTGGAGAAAATGTCGAAATCTAAATACAATGTTGTAAATCCAGATGAAATTTGTGAAGAATACGGTGCAGACAGTTTACGTTTATTCGAAATGTTTTTAGGCCCATTAGAACAATCTAAACCTTGGAAAACTTCAGGAATTTCTGGTGTATACAATTTCTTAAAAAAACTATGGAAATTATACATTGTTAATAATGAATTTTCAGTTTCAGATGAAGCTCCAACAAAAGAAGAGCTAAAAACATTACATAAAACCATTAAAAAAGTAGAAGAAGATATTGCTAATTTCTCTTTTAATACCTCTGTTTCAACTTTTATGATTGCTGTAAACGAATTAACAGCATTAAAATGTAATAAACGTGCAATTTTAGAACCTTTAGCAGTTATTATTGAGCCATATGCACCACATATTGCTGAAGAATTATGGAATAAACTAGGACATACAACTTCTATTTCAACTGCTGATTTCCCAGTATTTGAAGCCAAACACTTAGTTGAAAGCAATAAAAAATACCCAATTTCATTTAATGGAAAAATGCGTTTTACAATGGAGCTACCATTAGATATGTCTAAAGACGAAATTGAAAAAGCGGTACTTGCTCACGAAAAAACACAAGCACAATTACAAGGTAGAACACCTAAAAAAGTAATTGTTGTACCAGGTAAAATTGTAAATATTGTTGGATAA
- a CDS encoding leucine-rich repeat domain-containing protein gives MKQKLLLILTILSLNVVIAQEFEEVGIKYNITSGSTVEVVKNSPVYSGVINIPDTVTHLGITYNVTSIATQAFYQCTGLTSVTIPNSVIVIGAEAFHNCTSLTNVSIPNSVTTIEDNAFNNCTGLASVSIGSSILTIGNYTFNNCTSLTSVSVAVSNPSSISLGVFVFNNVPVSSATLTVPLGSETVYATAAQWSAFGTIAGGTLSINNYILEAAFSMYPNPIQNTLFIKQNEAYQLENIGIYTMHGKHIFNTSEKTIDFSALPTGLYLVKLTTDIGSITKQFIKE, from the coding sequence TTGAAACAAAAACTACTTTTAATACTTACTATTTTAAGCCTAAATGTTGTAATTGCTCAGGAATTTGAAGAGGTTGGAATTAAATATAATATTACTTCTGGATCTACTGTAGAGGTTGTTAAAAATTCTCCGGTATATTCTGGAGTTATAAATATACCAGATACAGTAACGCATTTAGGGATTACATATAATGTAACTTCAATAGCTACTCAAGCATTTTATCAATGTACAGGTTTAACAAGTGTAACTATTCCAAATTCAGTTATAGTTATTGGAGCTGAAGCATTTCATAATTGTACAAGTTTAACAAATGTAAGTATTCCAAATTCAGTAACTACTATAGAGGATAATGCATTTAATAATTGCACAGGCTTAGCTAGTGTAAGTATTGGAAGTTCAATTTTAACTATAGGGAATTACACATTTAATAATTGTACTAGCTTAACCAGTGTAAGTGTAGCTGTTTCTAACCCGTCAAGTATTTCTTTAGGGGTATTTGTATTTAACAATGTGCCTGTTAGTTCAGCAACTTTAACAGTACCTTTAGGTAGTGAAACAGTTTATGCTACTGCTGCTCAATGGTCGGCTTTTGGTACCATTGCAGGAGGTACATTAAGCATTAATAATTATATTTTAGAGGCTGCTTTTAGTATGTATCCAAACCCAATACAAAACACCTTGTTTATTAAGCAAAACGAAGCTTATCAGTTAGAAAATATAGGTATTTATACAATGCATGGAAAACATATTTTTAATACTTCCGAAAAAACTATAGATTTTTCAGCGTTGCCTACAGGTTTGTATTTGGTAAAACTTACAACAGATATTGGTAGTATTACTAAGCAATTTATAAAGGAATAA
- a CDS encoding patatin-like phospholipase family protein, with the protein MNSEIGLVLSGGGVRGIAHVGFLQVLLENNIIPTKVSGTSAGALVCALYAAGYNTQEMLAFFKETPLLKLSLYALNKPGIMDSEKYIEFFKRYFSEDTFESLKIPLTVTATNLLNGQLDYFNKGQLIKPLIASCALPPVFSPIEVNGSLYSDGGVLNNFPIEPLKASCSKILGSFVNPIEEIAKTEINSSLKLMYRVYHIGLDASNIKKFSECNYVFSPRNIDEVGVLDADGIDKAYKIGYDNAQNEIERILKAVNY; encoded by the coding sequence ATGAATAGTGAAATCGGGTTAGTGCTGTCTGGTGGAGGAGTTCGGGGTATTGCACATGTTGGCTTTTTACAAGTATTACTTGAGAATAATATTATACCAACAAAAGTGTCAGGTACTAGTGCTGGAGCTTTGGTTTGTGCACTCTATGCGGCGGGTTATAATACTCAAGAGATGTTGGCTTTTTTTAAAGAAACACCTTTACTAAAGCTATCTTTATATGCTTTAAATAAGCCAGGTATTATGGATAGTGAGAAATATATCGAATTTTTTAAAAGATATTTTTCTGAAGATACATTTGAAAGTTTAAAAATTCCACTAACTGTTACAGCTACTAATTTATTAAATGGTCAGTTAGATTATTTTAACAAAGGACAGCTTATAAAACCTTTAATTGCTTCTTGTGCATTGCCACCTGTGTTTTCACCAATTGAAGTGAACGGGAGTTTATATTCAGACGGAGGAGTTTTAAATAATTTTCCAATAGAGCCCTTAAAAGCATCCTGTTCTAAAATTTTAGGAAGTTTTGTTAATCCTATTGAAGAAATTGCGAAAACTGAGATAAATTCTTCTTTAAAATTAATGTATCGGGTTTACCATATTGGTTTAGATGCTAGTAATATTAAAAAGTTTTCAGAGTGTAATTATGTGTTTTCTCCTAGAAATATAGATGAAGTAGGTGTTTTAGATGCTGATGGAATTGATAAAGCATATAAAATTGGGTATGACAATGCTCAAAATGAAATAGAGCGTATTTTAAAAGCTGTTAATTATTAA
- a CDS encoding SemiSWEET family sugar transporter, producing MINTYEIISLIAAALTTTSFIPQVVKAWKTKSTESLSLPMFIIFFVGIILWLIYGIHLNSLAMILSNIITGILALLLIILKLKYK from the coding sequence ATGATAAATACTTACGAGATTATTAGTCTTATTGCTGCTGCTTTAACCACAACTTCTTTTATACCACAAGTAGTTAAAGCTTGGAAAACTAAATCTACAGAAAGCTTATCATTACCTATGTTTATTATCTTTTTTGTGGGTATAATACTATGGTTAATATACGGTATTCATTTAAATAGTTTAGCTATGATTCTTTCAAATATTATCACCGGAATTTTAGCTTTATTATTAATTATTTTAAAACTTAAATATAAATAA
- a CDS encoding enoyl-CoA hydratase/isomerase family protein translates to MNFDTILIEQQESIATIIINRPKKLNALNKDTILELHQAFKFLENDTSVKVIIITGSGEKAFVAGADISEFADYNVEEGTELAREGQNILFDFVQNLSTPVIAAINGFALGGGLELAMAAHFRVASSNAKMGLPEVSLGVIPGYGGTQRLPQLVGKGKAMEMIMTAAMISAEEAKQYGLVNYVVEQNELIPLCEKLASKIIKNSSVAISAAIKAINANYTNCVNGYSVEIEQFGVSFGTEDFKEGTTAFLEKRKPEFE, encoded by the coding sequence ATGAATTTCGATACTATATTAATTGAGCAACAGGAGAGTATTGCCACAATTATAATAAACAGACCAAAAAAATTAAATGCCTTAAATAAAGATACAATTCTAGAATTACACCAAGCATTTAAATTTTTAGAAAACGACACCTCTGTAAAAGTTATTATTATAACAGGAAGCGGTGAAAAAGCTTTTGTTGCCGGAGCCGATATTTCTGAATTTGCAGATTATAATGTAGAAGAAGGAACTGAATTAGCTAGAGAAGGTCAAAACATACTATTCGATTTTGTTCAAAATTTAAGTACACCAGTAATTGCAGCCATTAACGGCTTTGCACTTGGTGGCGGATTAGAATTAGCAATGGCAGCACATTTTAGAGTAGCAAGTTCCAATGCTAAAATGGGATTGCCAGAAGTAAGTTTAGGTGTTATTCCAGGCTATGGAGGTACGCAACGTTTACCACAATTAGTAGGCAAAGGAAAAGCTATGGAAATGATTATGACCGCTGCTATGATTTCTGCTGAAGAAGCTAAACAATACGGTTTGGTAAATTATGTTGTAGAGCAAAATGAACTAATTCCTTTATGTGAAAAATTAGCAAGTAAAATTATTAAAAATTCTTCAGTTGCAATTAGTGCTGCAATTAAAGCCATAAATGCAAACTACACCAATTGCGTAAACGGATACAGTGTAGAAATTGAACAATTTGGCGTTAGTTTTGGCACTGAAGATTTTAAAGAAGGAACAACTGCTTTTTTAGAAAAACGCAAGCCCGAATTTGAATAA
- a CDS encoding DPP IV N-terminal domain-containing protein has product MKKIIFLFFIIGTYAGLAQDKPTSDVPVPNYRLASKFSPTNLAKLVHSTSVRPNWLKNGNRFWYQYKTSEGSNYYLVDADKKTRTKLFDNDKMAKWLTEITKDPYDGQHLPRFNFKFVKNETAIQFRITSTEEVEAKDDKKEKNRDAVRKDSTRTKKAKKQKPKMEKKVYFLEYKLGGNGLTVIDNSKKDSKRKYWANISPDSSVVLYSKNFNLYWMDKENFLKALKDEKDSTIVENQWTTDGVENYGYGSSRGENNETKEEKKDDRKGVRGLWTRDSKKFIYQKTDARDIKDLWVINSVSKKRPTLETYKYHMPGEQEYYKTELQVFDIPSKEILNVKLDTVKQQSISVYRHKYKKSEASDEFKPSLLLSEKGKIYFSTISRDRKKLDICVADINTGDVEVLIEERFNTYIEEKEFVLFNNETEMLFWAERDGWGHYYLYDSKGNLKNQITNGPYHVSGFEGIDEKSRVMYFTANGVDRTMDPYYEHLYRINLNGSGLKTLNPGDFTTDVSMSDSNKYFVSNYSRVDSTPKSELRSNTGALVMSLEEADLSQLFATGYKFPETFKMKANDGITDLYGVMYKPFDFDSTKVYPLLEYVYPGPQTEAVNKAFSIRMDRLDRMAQVGFIVVTVGNRGGHPDRSKWYHNYGYGNLRDYGLADKKYIAEQLADKHDFIDIDKVGIYGHSGGGFMSTAAMLVYPDFFKAAVSSAGNHDNSIYNSWWSETHHGVKEEMQADGSIKYKYDIDKNQSLAANLKGNLMLIHGDVDNNVHPGGTIRMADALIKANKRFKFMLMPGQRHSFGRMTEYSFWLRADHFSKYFLGVEATNVDILEMNRDKPKG; this is encoded by the coding sequence ATGAAAAAAATAATTTTTTTGTTCTTTATTATAGGTACTTACGCTGGTTTAGCACAAGATAAACCAACATCAGATGTACCAGTGCCAAATTATAGGTTGGCTTCTAAATTTTCGCCAACTAATCTTGCCAAATTAGTGCACTCTACTTCTGTAAGGCCAAACTGGTTAAAAAATGGCAACCGTTTTTGGTATCAATATAAAACCTCTGAAGGTTCTAATTACTATTTAGTTGATGCAGATAAAAAAACCAGAACAAAATTATTTGATAACGATAAAATGGCTAAATGGTTAACTGAAATAACCAAAGATCCATATGATGGTCAGCATTTACCTAGATTTAACTTTAAATTTGTTAAAAATGAAACTGCAATTCAATTTAGAATTACTTCAACAGAAGAAGTGGAAGCTAAAGATGATAAAAAAGAAAAAAATAGAGATGCTGTAAGAAAAGATTCTACCAGAACCAAAAAGGCTAAAAAGCAAAAGCCAAAAATGGAGAAAAAAGTATATTTTCTAGAATATAAATTAGGTGGTAACGGCTTAACAGTAATAGATAATTCTAAAAAAGATAGTAAAAGAAAATATTGGGCAAACATATCTCCAGATAGTAGTGTAGTCTTATATTCAAAAAATTTCAACTTATATTGGATGGATAAAGAGAACTTTTTAAAAGCTCTTAAAGATGAAAAAGATTCAACAATTGTTGAAAACCAATGGACAACAGATGGTGTTGAAAATTATGGTTATGGAAGCTCTAGAGGTGAAAATAACGAAACTAAAGAAGAAAAAAAGGACGATAGAAAGGGTGTTAGAGGTCTTTGGACAAGAGATTCTAAAAAGTTTATTTATCAAAAAACAGACGCTAGAGATATTAAAGATTTATGGGTAATTAATTCAGTTTCTAAAAAAAGACCAACTTTAGAAACCTATAAATACCATATGCCAGGAGAACAAGAATATTATAAAACAGAATTACAAGTATTTGATATTCCTTCAAAAGAAATTTTAAATGTAAAGTTAGATACGGTTAAGCAACAAAGTATTTCTGTTTACAGACATAAGTATAAAAAATCTGAGGCTAGTGACGAGTTTAAACCATCATTATTACTTTCAGAAAAAGGAAAAATTTATTTTAGTACTATAAGTAGAGATCGTAAAAAATTAGACATTTGTGTTGCAGATATCAATACAGGAGATGTTGAGGTTTTAATTGAAGAGCGTTTTAATACTTATATTGAAGAGAAAGAATTTGTATTGTTTAATAATGAAACTGAAATGTTGTTCTGGGCTGAACGCGATGGTTGGGGACATTATTATTTATATGACTCAAAAGGAAATTTAAAAAACCAAATTACAAACGGACCTTACCACGTATCTGGTTTTGAAGGGATTGATGAAAAGTCTCGCGTAATGTATTTTACAGCAAACGGTGTAGATAGAACTATGGATCCTTATTACGAACATTTATACCGTATTAATTTAAATGGATCGGGCTTAAAAACTTTAAATCCTGGAGATTTTACTACAGATGTTAGTATGTCTGATTCTAATAAATATTTTGTAAGTAATTATTCTAGAGTAGACAGCACTCCAAAATCTGAATTAAGAAGTAATACAGGTGCTCTTGTTATGAGTTTAGAAGAAGCAGATTTATCACAACTATTTGCTACAGGATATAAATTTCCAGAAACTTTTAAAATGAAAGCTAATGATGGAATAACAGATTTGTATGGTGTTATGTATAAACCTTTCGATTTTGATTCTACCAAAGTATATCCTTTATTAGAATATGTATATCCTGGACCACAAACCGAAGCTGTAAATAAAGCATTTTCTATTCGTATGGATCGTTTAGATCGTATGGCGCAGGTTGGTTTTATTGTTGTAACTGTTGGTAATAGAGGAGGGCATCCAGACCGTTCTAAATGGTATCATAATTATGGGTATGGTAACCTAAGAGATTATGGTTTAGCCGATAAAAAATATATTGCTGAACAATTAGCAGATAAACACGATTTTATTGATATTGATAAAGTTGGAATTTACGGTCATTCAGGTGGTGGATTTATGTCTACAGCAGCTATGTTAGTATATCCAGATTTCTTTAAAGCTGCGGTTTCTTCAGCTGGAAATCACGATAATTCTATATACAATAGTTGGTGGAGTGAAACACACCATGGTGTTAAAGAAGAAATGCAAGCTGATGGAAGTATAAAATACAAATATGATATTGATAAAAATCAATCGTTAGCAGCAAATTTAAAAGGTAATTTAATGTTAATTCATGGAGATGTAGATAATAATGTACACCCTGGAGGAACTATTAGAATGGCTGATGCGTTGATTAAAGCAAATAAGCGATTTAAATTTATGTTAATGCCTGGACAACGTCATAGTTTTGGAAGAATGACAGAATATTCTTTTTGGTTACGTGCCGATCATTTTAGTAAATACTTTTTAGGTGTTGAAGCTACAAATGTTGACATTCTTGAAATGAATAGAGATAAACCAAAGGGTTAA